A region of Jonquetella anthropi DSM 22815 DNA encodes the following proteins:
- the lysA gene encoding diaminopimelate decarboxylase: protein MKSLTEWGGASLIELAERFGTPLYVFDEAELRRRCRRLVESVKKYDADVYYAGKAFLPLAMAQLVSSEGMGLDVVSLGELALALSAGISAGRIELHGNAKTEELLSRALRLGVGRIVVDSADELELLGRLAKNEKTPPKILLRVSPGIAAGAHHAIQTATDDCKFGFSPAQLVHAVKRAADLPVVLAGLHVHLGSQIDRLEPFFEGVQTMVDLLASLKNACGFEADEMDLGGGFAVRSPEGPLDAGDFIEKICLRAKSASSAAGLRLPRLSFEPGRWVSSPACVTVYRVQSVKETTSGRIYAALDGGMTDNPRPCLYGAPYSPVLVSSADERKEGTVTLAGCCCESGDVLVSDAVMPELRRGDLVALPDTGAYTYSMFMTYNGAFRPAVVFVSSGTARLVVRRWNEGDLLKDQLGLEGRQ, encoded by the coding sequence GTGAAGAGTTTGACCGAATGGGGCGGCGCGAGCCTGATCGAGTTGGCTGAGCGTTTCGGCACGCCGCTGTACGTTTTCGATGAGGCAGAGCTTCGACGGCGGTGCCGTCGCCTTGTCGAGTCGGTGAAGAAGTATGATGCTGACGTCTACTACGCCGGCAAGGCGTTTTTGCCCTTGGCAATGGCTCAGCTGGTCTCCAGCGAAGGGATGGGCCTCGACGTCGTTTCTTTAGGAGAGTTGGCGCTCGCCTTGTCCGCGGGAATCAGCGCCGGACGGATAGAACTTCACGGCAACGCGAAGACCGAGGAGCTGTTGAGCCGGGCGCTCCGACTGGGAGTCGGGCGAATCGTCGTCGACAGCGCCGACGAACTGGAGCTTTTAGGCCGCTTGGCAAAAAACGAAAAGACGCCGCCTAAAATATTGCTGCGCGTGAGCCCGGGCATTGCAGCAGGAGCGCATCACGCCATTCAGACGGCCACAGACGACTGCAAGTTCGGCTTTTCGCCGGCCCAGCTGGTCCATGCGGTCAAGCGGGCGGCCGATCTGCCGGTTGTACTGGCAGGCCTTCACGTTCATCTTGGCTCGCAGATTGACCGGCTTGAGCCCTTTTTCGAGGGCGTTCAGACGATGGTTGATCTGCTGGCGTCGCTCAAAAACGCCTGTGGGTTTGAGGCAGACGAGATGGACTTAGGCGGCGGTTTTGCCGTCCGGTCTCCTGAAGGTCCGCTGGACGCGGGGGACTTTATCGAAAAAATCTGCTTGAGAGCAAAGAGCGCGTCGTCAGCCGCCGGGCTTCGGCTCCCGCGGCTCAGCTTTGAGCCGGGCCGATGGGTCAGCTCGCCGGCCTGCGTCACGGTCTATCGCGTCCAGTCGGTCAAAGAGACCACCAGCGGGCGAATCTACGCGGCGCTCGACGGCGGCATGACCGACAACCCGCGCCCCTGCCTGTACGGCGCGCCTTACAGTCCGGTTCTCGTCTCTTCGGCTGACGAACGGAAGGAAGGAACCGTGACCTTGGCAGGGTGCTGCTGCGAGTCCGGCGACGTGCTGGTTTCCGACGCCGTCATGCCGGAGCTTCGCCGCGGCGACCTCGTCGCGCTGCCGGACACAGGGGCGTACACCTACTCGATGTTCATGACCTATAACGGCGCGTTCCGTCCGGCGGTCGTCTTCGTCTCGTCCGGCACGGCCCGGCTCGTCGTACGCCGGTGGAACGAAGGTGACCTGTTGAAGGATCAGCTTGGATTGGAGGGGAGACAGTGA